The segment TTCCACCAAACATTTCAAAAACGCTTCTCCAGCATCCTCCATGTGGAATCCACTGGGGAATTCCCAACTCCAATCAAACCCCAGAACACTATCCCAAACATCTCCCATCCCACAGGTCTAACCGCAGTCTTTGGAACACCTTAAATAAACCAGGCAATTTCTAACAGGTTTAGAAGGAACACAGGAGACGAGATTTTTCAGAATAAAGTTATTTCACCATTTATCATACATTTCTCTGCCATTTCCTGTGATTTCCCTTCCTGTATAAGGCATAAAATCACAGCAAGTGGGAACTTTTGAGGCACACTTCCTCAGTTCTCTTGTATCTGTGGAACATAGTATTTTCTTACCTGTCTTTAAAATCCTGAATTAATCTCCTATTTTGTCCTACATGAGGAAATTTTTCCTCTTAGCTACACTGGACATGCAAAGAATAGAGAGCATACTGTTAAGAATACCTAACACATTCAGGTGAGGTCTCATTATGTGAGGCTTTCTATAAACATGAGCTTTGGTTGCTACACATCTCTGTTACCAAGCCAACAACATACAAAGACAGAACTAATCGAGCAAGCCGTACCTCTCGCTTCATCCTTTAATCTCTGTACAGAAACTAGCAACGATTCCTTGTCATCCAGTTCACtttctaaaaatgcatttctctcAATAGCCTGGTTCAGCCTTTGTTCAAAGTCTTCCAATGAAACTATTGTTGCCCTAGAAACAAAATCCAGAATATTAGGTTCTTCAGCTCAGCTAACATAAAAGCTTATTCAAAAACATACGAAGAGAAAAATGTTAGCATAGTCTACATTCAAGTTAGTAATTTGAAAGCTATAGAAATGCTTCTTAGAAAGAACTAATGATCTCCAAAGAAGCAGGGGGTACAATAAAAAGAACGTGATAGCATCTGGCTCTCAGAGATGCACCACAGAGCTGGGAAAGAGCCAGTTCAGCGCACCCACCTCCATTTTTCCCAAGCCGTATGTCTGATCAGTGCATTAGCTCCGGCAGTGCTGTGCTCAACAAAGCTCTGGACGGGCAGCAGCCCCGCgaacacagaaagcagagcaCTGGGATGTCACCTTAGACCCAGTTTGTTCCATGATGTCAGTGGGATAACTCATGTGTGTCAAAAGTTAGTCATGAGGTTAAGAGCCTTGTGGAAACAGGGCCTCAGCTCTCAGATCTTTTTGCCAGTTAGCCAGCGGCTCATTCCTGGTCGCACTGAATCAGTGGCAACATTCCCATTCAGCAAAATGCAAACATGACCTACTCCAAAACTGGGTGTAACAGCAGCCTGCTCATTTTATGCATATATAAAGGGCACATTTGTTCCCTAGAGTCATTAAGCTGTTATGCAAGGGAAGAAGAGACTCCTTTGgcctgttttatttaaaagggaCTATGTAAAGCATTAGTTTCTTACTTCACAGGGGCTCTGAGCTACAAGGATCACAAACAGATGAGAAGAGTCACTGAGCTGGAAGTATCACAAGCAGTGCCCTGCCCTGGCCTGCTCTGAGCCTGCTTGCACTGCTTGTTTCTCACAGGACCTCAAAGCACTTTGGTCCTTTCTTGCTGTAACATAGTGTCACCAGCCACTGGAGGTGAAAACTGCACTGTGCAAAGTGTCTTGGGGTTTGCTCAGGTTTTTCTGAATGTGtgttattttccctttcaagGAATAACAAAATGATCAATCTGAGTCGCAAATAAAAGATCTAGTGAAAACTCCAAGGAAAGAGTTTTGCAGCCTTCACCTCTTTGCGCGTTCCAAGTCATCGTTGgcctgctccagctccctcacATACTTATGCAGCTGATCTTTAATGGCCCGTGTCTGACTCAGGTCATCCTCCAACAACGACACTTGCTTGTAACTTTGCGCATACTGGTGCTCCAGTTTCTCCTGAAATAACGAAACAGTGAGATAAATATCAGTCATGTACATTCGTCAAGTCATCAGTAGTAAAACAGgacaaagaaagtaagaaaattgCTGCAGATTGCTGATTTGGGATTGCTGGTAATACAGAAAAAGCAcaggagaggcagaaggaaCACACTCTGAACATCAGAAGTGgacataaaataaaaccacaaatgcTGCATTGAGCACAGACACCTCGCCATGACGCAGCTGGCTGCTCGGAGATGCATCCCTGCATCTGCTCCCAACAGCCTGCACTGACAGCTGCTCTGAAGCCTCAAATATCCAGGAAGCCTGAGAGAAATCTAACTGCACAGTTGCCCCTGCAGTGCCTCTCCCTTGACAATAGCCACACTGTTACCAGATACTGTCTGACAACTCCATGAGCAAAAATGAGAGCCAGTGAAATCCATTACAAAACCTCCAGGTCCACAGGCTCATCTTCAAAAGACTGGAAGAATTCACTCCCAAACACGCTCTCACCAGCTCTGAGGGTGCCAATAGGGGCTTATTGAAAAACTACTGACCTTATAAAACACATACCAGCCTTACAGATACAGCTGGGATGGATACACAAACAAGTAATCCCATAAACTTCACTTTCACTGGGTAGGTTTCCAACCTCTGTCTTTGTTAAAATAATCCAAGACTACCaaaaaaaattatgcttttCCAAGATTCCAAAAAGAGGCAAGAACTTGTTAACACAGAGGCATCAATTACAAATTACCCTCTGCACATGGAGATCCTTCTGCAATTCCCGTCTCCACACATACAGCTGGTAGAGAATGAAGTAGGAGATTCTCTCTGAAAGATGTGCACACGTCTTCAGCTTTCCTTAAGGTCTCATAAAACCAAGGAGACCTTCTCAGCAAAAAAATAACGTTGCAAAGAATGACAACAATGCAGTGGTCTGACAAAACATTCTTGTATTGTCCACCCTGTTGCTACCCTGATGTTGCCTGTGTAACTAATAAATCTACTGCTTGGCAAAACATAGAGGCCACAAACAAATGAGCACAAACTCCATGACAAGATGTTCATGATGTGAAcaagaaaaattccatcagataTTTCCCTGGTAAGATGCCAGCCTTATTTGGAGCACATGCCACATTTAAGTCTGGATCTTAAACAGACAACTCCTTTACTTCATTTGGATCCTCTGTGATCAAGAACAGACCAGACAATCTAAAATGAGAAAAGACCTACCTTTAGTGTTTCCACTTCATACTTCAGTCTTTGGTTATCTGCTTGCAAATCTCTGTTCCTCTGTTCAGCTTGCACTAGCTGTGCCTCCAACTCAGCTTCTAATTCTCTGCTTCCCTCCTGAAATTCAGCCAGCTCTTCACGAGCTTCCTGGAAGCTGTAAGGAGAGGATTTCATCAGCTGAAAATCCggcattaaaacaaaatccacaGCTCTTCTAAAAGGGTAAGCTGAAAAAACAggagttttaaaatacttaagtGTCATTCATAGACCTctaaggagaaaatgaaaaatggggAAACAGAGGAAGTACATTAAGCTTAGgtataaaaggaaattaattctcTTACATCAAACCAAAGACCTACATTAAATGCATGTGTGAATACAAACCTGTCTAGAGGTTATTTACAGGATTCATGGGGGTCTGAAAACCACTTTGTACTCCATTAGCTTTCACTGCTAGCAGACTTGATAAAGTCAATGAACTAGGCAAACATTTAATCTGATTTTGGTCAAAAACTGTAAAAGAGAACAGCAGTTTCTGGATCTCTGCACTACCTCAAAATTTAAGGTTCTTGAAAAGCACCAAGGTTTGAATCTTAAGGTTACCAAGCACTTTGGCAGGGAGCCAGACATACCTATCTTATACCTCTGCAAGTTACTAAATACTGGAAGTAGCCACTCCACATTCTTGGCTTATTAAATTTACATCTTTCCCATATGTAATGCTCATCTCTTagcaagcagcagaaaaaactAAAAAGGCTTTAGGAAACAACATACCCATTGGTGTCCAATACAGAATTTTCTGACACCCAAAACCAGCTTGGGGTTCTCCACAGGCCCATCACCTCCCtgccaaaaaaccccaaaaccaaacaaaaaagcaacttGCGCCATAGGTTCTTTGGGCTTGAGAAGGGTTTAACTGGCTTCACCCCAACTACACATGAGGAacactgaaagcaaagaaagttttccaaagaaaataaactgggGAGTCTCCAAtgcccctcccccccacccccaacaaggagggaaaaacaaaacaaaacaaacagcccaCCCCCACAAGAAGCACAGCTTTATTCAAGACAGCAACCTCTCCTGTTGGTTTTGGTGACCAAAATTTCCTATGCCCCCTAAAAGATGCAAACAACCGGTACAGGCTGGACTATGAGGTACAAAACACTTCAATAAAGTGCAGCACCAAGTCAGCCACTTTTCATACCAGCAATTCAACTACAAGAAGCTCAAGGGAACAGTAAAGATACAAGACAAGTCCTAAGGCGCCTTCTTATGATAAATGTCAAGATACTACTAAAGGCAGCACTTTAATTATAAAATGATGCACATGATCACAAAAGGGCTCTGCTCTTGCTCAAACATGCTCGGAACATAGCCTGGAGTTCACGGCACATAACACTGTGCAAGAGACACTCAGCTCCCACAAGGCTGGAAATTTTAAAGCTAGATTTAAAGCTGGAAATGCAGAGATTCTTTCTAAAATTTCAAACAGTCACATTGGTGTAGCcttacagagaaataaattaaataatggTCCAGCCTGCAAATCTACAACAGTACCTCTGTTTGTACTTCAAGGAAAGCTCTTTCCAATACGCAGTTTCCTCCTTTGGACTGGAAAATGTTGGGATTTCTTCACTGTCCATGATCAATACGACCTGCAGGAGACAAACATAAGAACATGCTCAAGATAGACAGGCAGATCGCCCCCAAAACTGCTGCTAAGTACCAGAGGCAGCTCAATCACAACACAGTGACAAATCAGAAGTCTGATGCAAAAGAGTGTTTATAGTAGATGCAGAGCCCATGAATCACCTTCGAACCGCTGTGGTTTCGCAGCCAGGTGCACTCCGGGGAGCAGACACCTGCTGTGGCTCAGCACATGTCCGGCAGCTCCCAAATTGCAATTCAGGTTATCAGGAAAAGGTGAAGAGCTTGATCGCCACAGTCTTTCTGACGGCGGCTTCCAGACTCGGCACCCACAAGCAGGAGGTTAATGATCCCCAGCAAGCGTCATTCAGCACAGAGACCTGCTGCAACAAGCAACGTAATTTTATCCAGCTTCTGCAAATGCTCCTGCAGGAACCCAAAGTAAGACCAGAAATTCTGGCTGTATTTTGTATCTGCCACTGAAACAGCAGTTAATGCCACAAGCTCACTTAGGGCCACAGTTGATAAGAATATAAAAACTTACAGCTGTCATAGTCTCCCCTTTCATTCATAAAATGTTCTGAAAGAGATTTTGGCTTTTGTTGCTAACACAACAATGCAGACTGCAACTCCTGTTAGAGCTGAAAAGGCACATAATGAGCAAGGACCAACACTCTGAGGCCAACCACTGACACGTCAGGCTGCGgagattaaaattaaatttactcTTCCTGTGTTGAGTCCTAGCTAATTCCTGCTTTTGTATAAAACATACAGGCCACAGAAGTGGTCCAAATAGTTTTGCTGCCTCTGTCCTGAAGTCAAGACTCCAATTCTGTTATTAACACCCAGATAAGAATAAGCTGAAACCAACCTCTTCTCTCTTTAAAGCAGAGGCTTTAAACAACACTTGCAGCAAGCTCAATCAATCAGTGATAGCTGACCTAGAAGGCCTGGCTTTCACATTCTAACAGGCATCAATAGCCAACACTGACGCCTCAGACCTAAAATTGTCACATTAATATGTCCTGCATCTCAGTGACCCACA is part of the Columba livia isolate bColLiv1 breed racing homer chromosome 18, bColLiv1.pat.W.v2, whole genome shotgun sequence genome and harbors:
- the NDEL1 gene encoding nuclear distribution protein nudE-like 1 isoform X1 translates to MDSEEIPTFSSPKEETAYWKELSLKYKQSFQEAREELAEFQEGSRELEAELEAQLVQAEQRNRDLQADNQRLKYEVETLKEKLEHQYAQSYKQVSLLEDDLSQTRAIKDQLHKYVRELEQANDDLERAKRATIVSLEDFEQRLNQAIERNAFLESELDDKESLLVSVQRLKDEARDLRQELAVRERQQEVTRKSAPSSPTLDCEKMDSAVQASLSLPATPVGKGSENSFPSPKAIPNGFGTSPLTPSARISALNIVGDLLRKVGALESKLAACRNFAKDQASRKSYISGNVNSGMMNSNGTKYPHPGHTTFFDKGAVNGFDQGSPGLGASRPSSAPGMLPLSV
- the NDEL1 gene encoding nuclear distribution protein nudE-like 1 isoform X2; translated protein: MDSEEIPTFSSPKEETAYWKELSLKYKQSFQEAREELAEFQEGSRELEAELEAQLVQAEQRNRDLQADNQRLKYEVETLKEKLEHQYAQSYKQVSLLEDDLSQTRAIKDQLHKYVRELEQANDDLERAKRATIVSLEDFEQRLNQAIERNAFLESELDDKESLLVSVQRLKDEARDLRQELAVRERQQEVTRKSAPSSPTLDCEKMDSAVQASLSLPATPVGKGSENSFPSPKAIPNGFGTSPLTPSARISALNIVGDLLRKVGALESKLAACRNFAKDQASRKSYISGNVNSGMMNSNGTKYPHPGHTTFFDKGREKVIFPTLVMGR